Part of the Ktedonobacteraceae bacterium genome is shown below.
TTGCCGCCAGCAATACGGTCATGCTGTACCTCAATTTGCAAAAGGCCCCTTTCAATAACCTCAATGTGCGCAAAGCCATTAACGCGGCCATTAACCGCACGCAGTTGCCGCAGGGCGTCGCAAAATATGCCCAGATTGCCAATCCCACCGGCATCATCATACCGACGCTGAATGATTGGATCGCGCCCCAGTACCAGAGCATGTCTTTCGACACCGGCACCGATAAGGTGGCGACCTACATGCAGGCGGCAGGATTCACAAAGGGCAGCGATGGTTTCTACCGCGATGCCAGCGGGAAAGAGTTGAGCATATCGGTCGATGTAGTCAATGGTTGGAGCGACTGGGACCAGGACGTACAGTTCATCGTCAATGATCTGAACGCCGCCGGTATCAAGGCCTCCGTCAACTCGGAAAGCGGCTACACCCCGTATTATAACGACATCTCAACCGGCAACTACCAGGCCGCTATCAGCTGGACGAACAGTGGCCCCACTCCCTACTATGCCTATTATGCCCTGCTCAGCAGCGCGAACTCGGCCCCGCCCGGAAAATCCGTCGTCGGCACCAACTTCGAACGCTGGGATGCCTCGACCAGCAATGGCTATGCCGCGCAGACCGATAAGCTTCTCCAGCAGTATCAATCTTCCGCTGATATCAATGTGCAGAAGCAGGCCATCGCGGGCATCGAAGACATTATGGTCAGCCAGTTGCCTGTGCTGCCCTTGACCGTCAATGTCTATTGGGACGAATATACAACGAAAAACTGGCAGGGATGGCCCGACGCCAGCAATCCCTACGATTCAGGCGCGCCTTACAATATGCCCGATGCCGAGAACGTCATTCTCCATTTGACGCCAGCGTCCTGATAACAGGGCGAATGGGGAATGACGCCGTAGGGGCCGATTGATCGCGCCCAGCGCCGATTGATCGGCCCGGCGTCCCTTGCCGGATTATGTTGTGAAACATCATAATCTGGCCCCTACCTGTTCCCACTATGCCCTGAGACGGAGAGGAGATGAAGTGCGATGCGCTTTCTCTTGAGGCGTGTGACCTTCTATTTGATTGCGCTATGGGCCGCGATCACCTTCAATTTTATCATCCCGCGCCTGATGCCCGGCGACCCCGCCGAAGCCTATATCGCCAAATTGCAGACGCAGCAGATCACGCGCGCGCAAATCGATGCCATCCGCGCCGAATTCGGCGTCAATCCGAACGTGCCCATCTGGAAGCAGTACCTTGATTATCTGAACGGCATCCTGCACGGCAACCTGGGTATTGCAACCTCGCAGTTTCCCTCGCAGGTCTCCGATATCCTGCGCCAGAGCTTACCCTGGACGATTGGCCTGGTTGGCTCTGCCCTGATCATCAGTTTTATCATCGGTACATTAGTGGGCATGTTGATCGCATGGCGGCGCGGCTCCTGGTACGATACCGTCACGCCGCCCATCCTGACGTTTTTCTCTGCCGTGCCTTATTTCTGGATGGCCCTGGCCCTGGTGTATATCTTCGGCGTCAACCTCAACTGGTTCCCGACCGATAGCGGCTATGATGTCTTCAGCGTCACTCCCGGTTGGAGCATGGATTTCATCAGCAGCGTAATCCAGCATGCGGTCCTGCCGGTAGCGACGCTGGTACTTGGTTCGCTGGCCGGTTGGGTCCTCACCATGCGCAATACGATGGTCACAACGCTTTCAGAAGATTATCTGCTCATGGCGCAGGCGAAAGGTCTGCCTGAAAGACGGGTAATGGTCAACTACGCGGCCCGTAACGCCATTTTACCCAGCATCACCAGCTTCTCCATCTCGCTTGGTCTGGTTGTGAGCGGCTCGCTGCTGACGGAGATCGTGTTCAACTATCCTGGCATCGGCTTTGCCCTCTATAAAGGCGTGCAGGCCGATGATTACGCCCTGGTTGAAGGATGTTTCCTCGTCATCGCGCTGGCGGTGCTGATCGCCAATTTCCTGTCCGAGCTGGTCTATGCGTTCCTCGATCCGCGCGTGCGGCAAGGGAGGAGCTAGTAGATGCAGGTAACAAATCTCACCGATGCGCAAATCCAATCCGCGACCATATTAGACAGAGCAAGGGGCCGCGGAAGCAGTATCCTGCGTGTCCTCACATCCAATCCCAAAATCACTTTCGGTACCACAGTGGTAGCTCTTTTTGTGCTGGTGGCGATAGCGGCTCCATTGCTGACTCCCTATAACCCGGATGCCAGCGTCGTTGTCGGCTCGCTGCCCCCCTCGCCCGCGCACATTCTGGGCACCACCGGCCTGGGGCAGGATATGTTCGCCCAGATCGTCTATGGCGCGCGTGTCTCGTTGCTGGTTGGCTTCGCCGCCGCCATCGGTTCCACTTTCCTGCAGGTATTTTTTGGGCTGACCTCCGCCTTTTTTGGCGGCGTCATCGACGAAGTGCTTTCCCTGATCATCAACGTCTTTCTCGTGCTGCCAGGCCTGCCGCTGACGATTGTACTGGCTTCGTTAGCCAGCACCGCCGACGCCGCGAATAAAAACGAATTCGTCATTGCCCTGGTGCTGCTCTTCACCTCATGGAGCTACGGAGCTCGTGTCCTGCGAGCGCAAACGCTCTCATTAAAAGAGCGCGAATTCGTAACTGCCGCCCGCTCATCCGGTGAAAGCTCCCTGCGCCTGATCTTTGCCGAGATACTGCCCAATGAGGCCGCTCTGGTCGCTTCTACCTTTATCGGAACATTTGTGTACGCGGTAGGGGCGGAAGTGGCGCTGGAATTTCTTGGCCTCGGTGATACATCGAAAGCCAGTTGGGGCGAAATATTATACTGGGCGCAAAATAATGGAGCGCTTATCGTAGGAAAATGGTGGCAATTCGTACCGGCAGGCTTATGCGTTGCCATCCTCTGCGCAAGCCTGACCTTTATCAATTTTGGCATCGACGAACTGGCAAACCCTCGCCTGCGCAACGAAGGCAAGCTTGCCAGCCGCAAACAAAAGAAAAAGACTGCTGACCGACCAATCTCGTAGGGGCGTACCCTTGAGGTCGCCCGCCATGTTCATAACTAAGGAGCCTAAATGAGCATTACCGACGATACAAAACGCGCAGGAGCCGCGCAGGACGATATCGCCGCCCAGACGCAGCCCCGGGGCCGCGCAAAGAGCGCCTTCCCGGCGGACTTTCTATGGGGCGCGGCCAGTTCCGCTTATCAGGTCGAGGGAGCCACACATGAAGACGGGCGTGGCATGTCGATCTGGGACCGTTTCGTGACCATCCCCGGCGCTATTTACGACGGTCAGACAGCTGATATTGCTGCCGATCATTATCACCTGATGGAGCAGGATGTGACTCTAATGGCCCGCCTGGGTTTGAGCTCCTACCGCTTCTCCATCGCCTGGCCGCGTATCCTGCCGGATGGCACAGGCAGCGTGAACAAGAAAGGCCTGGATTTTTATGATCGCCTGGTCGATGCTCTCCTTGCCAGGGGAATACAACCTCTGGCCACCCTCCACCACTGGGATTTACCGCTCGCTTTGCAGGAGCGGGGCGGTTGGCTCAATCGTGATACGGCATATGCCTTTGCCGACTATGCCACGGTCGTAGCCCAACGCCTGGGAGATCGCGTCAGGTGGTGGCTGACGCATAACGAACCCTGGTGCATCGCCTACCTCGGTTATGGCCTTGGCATGCACGCCCCGGGCATACGAGATGTGCAGATGGCAGTGACTGTTGGGCATCACGTACTGCTCTCTCATGGACTGGCGGTATCGCGCCTGCGAGCGCATACCAGTGCAGGCGTGCAGGTGGGTATCGCCATCGATTTCTACCCCGTCTATGCCGCCGATAACCAGCCTGAAACACTCGCCGGCCTGGAAAAGGCCGACGCTTTCCGCAATCGCTGGTTCCTGGACCCCGTTTTTCGTGCAAGCTATCCTGAGCATCTTTTTGCCGACATGGGCGTTCTTCCGCCACCAATCCAGGACACCGACTTCACTATCATCGCAACTCCCATCGACTTTCTCGGCGTGAATTATTATTCGCGCATCATGGTGCGCGGATTGCCAGAGCCTGAGCAACAGAACACGGCCGCTAAGCAAGAGGCGCGACCCGGCGGCGCGCAATTAAACCAGCCACCGGTCGCTGAAAGATATGAGGCGGTCAAACAGGTGCCAGGATCGTCTTATACCGAGATGGGCTGGGAGATTTATCCCTCGGGATTGGCCAATATTTTGACACGCCTCAATCGTGAGTACGGGCCGAAAGCGCTACTCGTGACCGAAAGCGGCGCCGCGTTCAACGATCAATGGGATGGTGGCCATACCGTCCACGATTCGCAGCGCACTCAATACCTGCGCGAGCATATTGCTACCCTAGAGCAGGTAGTCGCTCAGGGCGTACCCGTGAAAGGTTACTTCGTCTGGTCGCTGACGGATAACTTCGAATGGGGGGAAGGATACAGCAAGCGTTTCGGCCTGGTCTACATCGATTACCCAACGCAGCGCCGCATCGTCAAAGATAGTGGCTACTGGTACGCCTCGTTCCTGGCCTCACAGCGCAGGACGTAGGAACAACTTCGGGCCGGGGATTCTTCGCTGCGCTCAGAATGACATCCGCAAGGCCACCCACCTGGACAGCCGATCTTGATCGTGAAAATTCATCGTCCCCCGTAGGGGCCGATTGATCGCGCCCACCGCCGATTGATCGGCCTCGCACCGCTTGCCGGGTTATTTCGTCAAACCCCATGATCGGCCCCCGGATTCCCACGGCAATTTGTTCAACTCAGATTCGCAACCCGTTCGTTTCCTCTGTCTCCCTTTCCTTGCCAGAAATCGTGCGGACAGAGCTAGAAGAGGCCAGAAGCGACTTTCTGGCTCTGCTTGTTTCTCTCTCGGAGACCGACTTGCAGCAGAAGAGCGTCACGTCCGCCTGGACCGTCAAAGAAGTGCTGGTCCATATCGTCTTCTGACTGAGGCAAACCCCTGGCGTCGTCAGAATGGTGCGCACCGGCCGGGGCATCCGTAGGATTCCCACGCCCCTGTTCAACTGGCTCAATCTGTGGCTGGCGCGCGTGGCGGCCTGGCGACAAACC
Proteins encoded:
- a CDS encoding ABC transporter permease, which codes for MRFLLRRVTFYLIALWAAITFNFIIPRLMPGDPAEAYIAKLQTQQITRAQIDAIRAEFGVNPNVPIWKQYLDYLNGILHGNLGIATSQFPSQVSDILRQSLPWTIGLVGSALIISFIIGTLVGMLIAWRRGSWYDTVTPPILTFFSAVPYFWMALALVYIFGVNLNWFPTDSGYDVFSVTPGWSMDFISSVIQHAVLPVATLVLGSLAGWVLTMRNTMVTTLSEDYLLMAQAKGLPERRVMVNYAARNAILPSITSFSISLGLVVSGSLLTEIVFNYPGIGFALYKGVQADDYALVEGCFLVIALAVLIANFLSELVYAFLDPRVRQGRS
- a CDS encoding ABC transporter permease, with product MQVTNLTDAQIQSATILDRARGRGSSILRVLTSNPKITFGTTVVALFVLVAIAAPLLTPYNPDASVVVGSLPPSPAHILGTTGLGQDMFAQIVYGARVSLLVGFAAAIGSTFLQVFFGLTSAFFGGVIDEVLSLIINVFLVLPGLPLTIVLASLASTADAANKNEFVIALVLLFTSWSYGARVLRAQTLSLKEREFVTAARSSGESSLRLIFAEILPNEAALVASTFIGTFVYAVGAEVALEFLGLGDTSKASWGEILYWAQNNGALIVGKWWQFVPAGLCVAILCASLTFINFGIDELANPRLRNEGKLASRKQKKKTADRPIS
- a CDS encoding beta-glucosidase, whose amino-acid sequence is MSITDDTKRAGAAQDDIAAQTQPRGRAKSAFPADFLWGAASSAYQVEGATHEDGRGMSIWDRFVTIPGAIYDGQTADIAADHYHLMEQDVTLMARLGLSSYRFSIAWPRILPDGTGSVNKKGLDFYDRLVDALLARGIQPLATLHHWDLPLALQERGGWLNRDTAYAFADYATVVAQRLGDRVRWWLTHNEPWCIAYLGYGLGMHAPGIRDVQMAVTVGHHVLLSHGLAVSRLRAHTSAGVQVGIAIDFYPVYAADNQPETLAGLEKADAFRNRWFLDPVFRASYPEHLFADMGVLPPPIQDTDFTIIATPIDFLGVNYYSRIMVRGLPEPEQQNTAAKQEARPGGAQLNQPPVAERYEAVKQVPGSSYTEMGWEIYPSGLANILTRLNREYGPKALLVTESGAAFNDQWDGGHTVHDSQRTQYLREHIATLEQVVAQGVPVKGYFVWSLTDNFEWGEGYSKRFGLVYIDYPTQRRIVKDSGYWYASFLASQRRT
- a CDS encoding DinB family protein, with product MRTELEEARSDFLALLVSLSETDLQQKSVTSAWTVKEVLVHIVF